A region from the Vibrio fortis genome encodes:
- a CDS encoding DUF2975 domain-containing protein, with the protein MKDIQRYSRKIRVILQALMLLLPLSMVYFWAFVQTPWDFLTTTGIVQFSHDISSYTSQPLSNETRFWALIVSLLPCGVIFYALLILTKLFKSYEASEVFTVETVKYYRKLGLSFFYWAFGGLVYSGLISVVLSFNNPPGQRILSISFTGLDVVTLFCGMIVLVISYVMNEAQKIADEQRHTI; encoded by the coding sequence ATGAAAGATATTCAGAGATACAGCCGAAAGATTAGAGTGATCTTGCAAGCCTTGATGCTGCTGCTTCCTTTATCAATGGTTTACTTTTGGGCATTTGTCCAAACACCTTGGGACTTCCTAACGACAACCGGCATTGTTCAGTTTAGTCATGATATATCTAGCTACACATCTCAACCGCTATCGAACGAGACACGATTTTGGGCTCTAATCGTCAGCCTGCTGCCTTGCGGTGTTATTTTCTATGCGCTTCTGATCTTAACTAAGCTCTTTAAAAGTTATGAAGCGAGCGAAGTGTTTACTGTTGAAACGGTTAAGTACTATCGCAAATTAGGGTTGAGTTTCTTTTACTGGGCGTTTGGTGGTCTTGTTTATAGTGGGCTCATCTCTGTCGTATTGAGTTTTAACAATCCTCCCGGTCAGCGCATTTTATCTATTAGCTTTACAGGCTTAGATGTTGTTACACTGTTTTGTGGAATGATTGTATTGGTTATTTCATACGTTATGAATGAAGCTCAAAAAATTGCTGATGAGCAAAGACACACGATCTAA
- a CDS encoding DUF1007 family protein — protein sequence MKFQLFVIHSFSHILPRFIDRLFKARFKSIVFLCFALLPFAPSLQAHPHSWIEMKTHIEGEDGMITGLSMEWSFDAMTSMYMLDGEDIAAESEEEIFEKLASSVIDNMMFEHYFTYFYEGETPIRYAIAENAKFKRDKAKLVMTFDLPLSTPQAVTRDTLRLLIFDPSYFVDMSWDSKSDVSLSPELDRQCSLTLVEPNPTPEQMSYAMSLSVEADPDNTLGQLFTQTIKLNCAIVTGSH from the coding sequence ATGAAATTTCAACTTTTCGTTATCCATTCCTTTTCGCACATTCTGCCTCGCTTCATCGATCGTTTATTTAAAGCTCGTTTTAAAAGCATTGTTTTCCTTTGTTTTGCATTGCTTCCTTTTGCCCCGAGCTTACAAGCTCACCCCCATTCCTGGATCGAAATGAAAACCCACATAGAGGGGGAAGATGGGATGATCACCGGACTGTCGATGGAATGGTCGTTTGACGCCATGACTTCTATGTATATGCTCGATGGTGAAGATATCGCCGCAGAAAGTGAAGAAGAGATTTTTGAGAAGCTTGCTTCATCCGTGATAGACAACATGATGTTTGAGCATTACTTCACTTATTTTTATGAGGGCGAAACGCCAATAAGATACGCCATTGCTGAGAACGCCAAGTTTAAACGAGATAAAGCGAAATTAGTGATGACGTTCGATCTTCCGCTCTCTACGCCTCAGGCAGTGACGAGAGATACGTTACGCCTACTTATTTTTGACCCAAGCTATTTTGTCGATATGTCGTGGGACTCTAAGAGTGATGTCAGCTTATCCCCTGAGCTGGATAGACAATGCTCACTGACGTTGGTGGAACCGAACCCGACTCCAGAGCAGATGAGTTACGCAATGTCATTATCGGTTGAAGCCGACCCTGACAACACCTTAGGTCAGCTCTTTACCCAAACTATTAAACTCAACTGCGCCATTGTCACTGGTTCTCATTGA
- a CDS encoding helix-turn-helix domain-containing protein, with product MNIVINLDVMMAKRKMRLKELSEQVGVSEQNLSILKNGKAKAIRFSTLEKICEVLECQPGDIIAYQAT from the coding sequence ATGAACATAGTAATTAACCTTGATGTAATGATGGCAAAACGGAAAATGCGTTTGAAAGAGCTGTCAGAACAGGTTGGCGTCAGTGAACAGAACCTATCGATTCTTAAAAACGGTAAGGCGAAGGCGATACGATTTAGTACGCTAGAGAAGATATGTGAAGTCTTAGAGTGCCAGCCTGGAGACATCATTGCTTACCAAGCAACTTAA
- a CDS encoding nickel/cobalt transporter, with protein sequence MQKNQFKTNYCLIGLGAALLVIVGVYQLWTMWPSLVLSSIQWQKEVNAQLADLLYEAKYSPWAAGSYLIGFSFVYGMLHSLGPGHGKVIVSTYLATHPTKVKASLVLTVVSALLQALVAILLVSVLIWGFNASMRVVNDKANMFVLLSFALVAAVGALICWKALRNIYKTMRKPKLKVKAITVLPTSGQSPLTMQAPTLNSISIQKPIAHTYHAGCGCGHQHVADAEAINKASTLREYAGIIVTIGVRPCTGAVMVLLFANVVGLYWMGVLSALAMAAGTALTTSLIAIMTLTGKHLVKRYLSVGNQIGNDTWRVAGHYLQLFGGMLLIVIGTLLLNGQESGMSPVFTM encoded by the coding sequence ATGCAGAAAAATCAATTTAAAACAAACTATTGTCTGATTGGTCTCGGGGCTGCACTGCTTGTGATTGTTGGTGTTTACCAACTTTGGACAATGTGGCCATCTTTGGTTTTATCGAGTATTCAGTGGCAGAAAGAAGTAAACGCCCAACTTGCCGATTTGCTCTATGAAGCAAAGTATTCACCATGGGCGGCGGGGAGTTACTTGATCGGTTTTAGCTTCGTCTACGGTATGCTTCATTCACTTGGGCCTGGGCATGGTAAAGTGATTGTATCTACCTACTTGGCAACTCATCCCACAAAGGTCAAGGCAAGTTTAGTGCTTACAGTGGTGTCAGCGTTGCTACAGGCATTGGTAGCTATTCTGCTAGTTAGTGTTTTGATTTGGGGATTTAACGCCTCGATGCGTGTTGTGAATGATAAAGCAAATATGTTTGTTTTATTGAGTTTTGCTTTGGTTGCTGCAGTTGGAGCCCTGATTTGTTGGAAAGCGCTCCGCAACATCTATAAAACTATGCGCAAGCCTAAGCTCAAAGTGAAAGCCATCACTGTCCTTCCAACGAGTGGGCAGTCTCCGCTAACAATGCAAGCGCCAACCTTAAACTCGATCAGCATACAAAAGCCAATAGCTCACACGTATCACGCAGGTTGTGGATGTGGGCATCAGCATGTCGCCGACGCAGAAGCGATTAATAAAGCTTCCACCTTGCGAGAGTATGCCGGGATTATCGTTACTATTGGTGTAAGACCTTGTACTGGTGCGGTTATGGTTCTTCTGTTTGCCAATGTTGTTGGCCTGTATTGGATGGGTGTATTGAGTGCGTTGGCTATGGCTGCCGGTACGGCACTGACCACATCCCTGATCGCCATAATGACTCTTACAGGAAAGCACTTAGTAAAACGGTATCTATCTGTAGGTAATCAAATCGGTAATGACACATGGAGAGTTGCGGGCCATTACTTGCAGCTGTTTGGTGGCATGTTACTTATCGTTATTGGAACTCTTCTTCTTAATGGACAAGAGAGCGGCATGTCGCCTGTCTTTACGATGTAG